AAGGCGTTGATGGCCGTAACCGGTCTGCTGATGATCGGCTTCCTGCTGATGCATATGTTCGGCAACTCGAAGATGTTCCTCGGCGAGGAGTCCTTCAACCACTATGCAGAGTGGCTGAAGGTCGAAATGCTCTACCCGCTGCTGCCTAAGGGCTGGTTCATCTGGATCTTCCGGGCGGTGATGGTCGCAGCGATCGTGCTGCACATCTACTCGGCAGTGACCCTGTGGCGGCGGGCCAAGCTGGCCAGCCCCACCACCTACGAGGCGAAGCGGCGGCTGGCCCAGACCTACTCGGCGCGCACCATGCGCTGGGGCGGCATCATCCTGGCCGGCCTGCTGATCTTCCATCTCGCCCAGTTCACCGTGCATGCAACCCTGGTTGCCGGTCCCTACACCGGTAGCCCGTACCAGATGGTTCTCTCCGAGTTCCGGATCTGGTGGATGGTGGCGCTGTACGCGCTGTGGATGGTGACCGTCTGCATGCACATCCGGCACGGCTTCTGGAGCGCCTTCGCGACTCTGGGTGCCAACACCAGCCCGAAGGCCCAGGTCGTGTTGAACGCCTGCGCGTGGGCCGTGGCGATCCTGCTCTACATCGGCTTCATGGTCATGCCTGTGGCCGTCTTCTTTGGATGGATTGGACGATGACGACGACAACCAAGGCTGCGGACGCGAAGAAGCTCCCCGGCGCCGACTACTTCACTCTGGGCGAGCCGGTTGCCGATACCAAGGCACCGGGCGGTCCGATCGAGCAGAAGTGGGCCAAGCGTAAGTTCGAGGCGAAGCTGGTCAACCCGGCCAACCGCCGCAAGCTGACGGTGATCATCGTCGGCACCGGCCTGGCCGGCGGCGCTGCGGCCGCCTCGCTGGGCGAGGCGGGCTACAACGTCCTCAACTTCTGCTACCAGGACAGCCCGCGCCGGGCGCACTCGATTGCGGCTCAGGGTGGCATCAACGCCGCCAAGAACTACCGCAACGACAACGACTCGACGTTCCGGCTGTTCTACGACACGGTCAAGGGCGGCGACTACCGCGCTCGTGAGACCAACGTCTACCGGCTGGCCGAGGTCAGCGCGAACATCATCGACCAGTGCGTGGCTCAGGGCGTCCCGTTCGCCCGTGAGTACGGCGGCCTGCTCGACAACCGCTCCTTCGGTGGCGTCCAGGTGCAGCGCACCTTCTACGCCCGTGGCCAAACCGGTCAGCAGCTGCTGATCGGCGCCTACCAGGCGCTGGAGCGCCAGGTGGCGGCCGGGACGGTCAAGATGTACGCCCGCCACGAGATGCTCGAGCTGATCGTTGCTGACGGCAAGGCGCGCGGCATCGTCACTCGGGACATGGTGACCGGGGAGATCGAGACGTACTTCGCCGACGCGGTCGTGCTGGCCACCGGTGGCTACGGCAACGTGTTCTTCCTGTCCACCAATGCCATGGGCTGCAATGTGACCGCGAACTGGCGGGCACACCGCAAGGGCGCGTACTTCGCCAACCCCTGCTACACGCAGATCCACCCGACCTGCATCCCGGTGCACGGCGAGACTCAGTCGAAGCTGACCCTGATGTCGGAGTCGCTGCGTAACGACGGCCGCATCTGGGTTCCCAAGAAGGCTGAGGACTGCGGCAAGGATCCGCGCGAGATCGCCGAGGAGGACCGCGACTACTACCTGGAGCGGATCTACCCGTCCTTCGGCAACCTGGTTCCGCGTGACATCGCGTCCCGTCAGGCCAAGAACCGCTGCGACGAGGGCCGCGGCGTCGGCCCGGCCGTCAAGGAGTACGACGACAACGGCAACGAGAAGATGGTGCGCCGCGGCGTCTACCTGGACTTCTCCGACGCCATCTCGCGACTGGGCAAGGACGGAGTGGCGGCCCGCTACGGCAACCTCTTCGACATGTACGCCCAGATCACCGGTGAGAACCCGTACGAGACTCCGATGCGGATCTACCCGGCGGTGCACTACACGATGGGTGGCCTGTGGGTCGACTACGACCTGTCCAGCAACATCCCGGGCCTGTACGTGACCGGTGAGGCGAACTTCTCCGATCACGGCGCGAACCGGCTCGGTGCGTCCGCGCTGATGCAGGGCCTGGCCGATGGCTACTTCGTCCTGCCGAACACCATCAACGACTACCTCGCCGATGCCCTGAAGTTCCCGGCTGTGGACGCTTCGCACCCGGCAGCGGTCGAGGCGCTCGAATCGGTGAAGGGTCGGATCGACAAGCTGCTCTCGATCAACGGCTCCCGCACGGTCGACTCCTTCCACAAGGAGCTCGGTCACATCATGTGGGAGTACTGCGGCATGGAGCGCACCGAAGAGGGTCTGAAGCTGGCGATCGCCAAGATCGACGAGCTGCAGGCCGAGTTCTGGAAGGACGTCAAGGTCACCGGCGTCAACGAGGACTTCAACCAGACCCTGGAGCGGGCCGGCCGGGTGGCCGACTTCTTCGAACTGGGCCGGCTGATGTGCGTCGATGCGCTGCACCGTCGCGAGTCCTGCGGTGGTCACTTCCGGGCCGAGAGCCAGACCGAGGACGGCGAGGCGCTGCGCCACGACGACGAGTTCCTCTACGCGGCGGCCTGGGAGTTCACCGGCACCGGCGAGAAGCCCGTCCTGCACAAGGAAGATCTGGTCTACGAGGC
The nucleotide sequence above comes from Propionicimonas paludicola. Encoded proteins:
- a CDS encoding succinate dehydrogenase cytochrome b subunit, with protein sequence MAVTGLLMIGFLLMHMFGNSKMFLGEESFNHYAEWLKVEMLYPLLPKGWFIWIFRAVMVAAIVLHIYSAVTLWRRAKLASPTTYEAKRRLAQTYSARTMRWGGIILAGLLIFHLAQFTVHATLVAGPYTGSPYQMVLSEFRIWWMVALYALWMVTVCMHIRHGFWSAFATLGANTSPKAQVVLNACAWAVAILLYIGFMVMPVAVFFGWIGR
- a CDS encoding fumarate reductase/succinate dehydrogenase flavoprotein subunit, whose product is MTTTTKAADAKKLPGADYFTLGEPVADTKAPGGPIEQKWAKRKFEAKLVNPANRRKLTVIIVGTGLAGGAAAASLGEAGYNVLNFCYQDSPRRAHSIAAQGGINAAKNYRNDNDSTFRLFYDTVKGGDYRARETNVYRLAEVSANIIDQCVAQGVPFAREYGGLLDNRSFGGVQVQRTFYARGQTGQQLLIGAYQALERQVAAGTVKMYARHEMLELIVADGKARGIVTRDMVTGEIETYFADAVVLATGGYGNVFFLSTNAMGCNVTANWRAHRKGAYFANPCYTQIHPTCIPVHGETQSKLTLMSESLRNDGRIWVPKKAEDCGKDPREIAEEDRDYYLERIYPSFGNLVPRDIASRQAKNRCDEGRGVGPAVKEYDDNGNEKMVRRGVYLDFSDAISRLGKDGVAARYGNLFDMYAQITGENPYETPMRIYPAVHYTMGGLWVDYDLSSNIPGLYVTGEANFSDHGANRLGASALMQGLADGYFVLPNTINDYLADALKFPAVDASHPAAVEALESVKGRIDKLLSINGSRTVDSFHKELGHIMWEYCGMERTEEGLKLAIAKIDELQAEFWKDVKVTGVNEDFNQTLERAGRVADFFELGRLMCVDALHRRESCGGHFRAESQTEDGEALRHDDEFLYAAAWEFTGTGEKPVLHKEDLVYEAIELKQRSYK